One Blastopirellula marina genomic window carries:
- a CDS encoding phytoene desaturase family protein yields the protein MPKDFLKDTQDEYDVVVIGSGLAGLTAANTLARQGRSVLLCEQHYKLGGMATWFKRPGGHIFDISLHGFPIGMIKSCRRYWTREIADSIVQLKNIRFDNPMFSLSTTFNRDDFTKLLISEFKLPEETVKAFFDTARGMNFYDDQGMTTKELFAKFFPGREDVIRLLMEPITYANGSTLEDPAISYGIVFSNFMSKGVFTFEGGTDRLIQLMHADLKKSGVDVRINADVEKINLENGKVNSIVVNGKTIRCKSIVSNSNLKLTIFNLIGEQYFDKKFIDEAKEVRLNNSSTQVYIAMKPDEQIPEETGDLLFSSTAPTFRTDLLLSRDITSRTYSFYYPRTRPEGRPRSLVVSSTNARFEDWANLSEDEYKASKDDLAETTLDALEKYVPNVRERIDHVEVSTPKTFQHYTKHSLGSSFGTKFEGLAVSRALPEQIPGLYHAGSVGIIMSGWLGAINYGVIVANDVDSFLMKSSTPSQMVDSPN from the coding sequence ATGCCGAAAGACTTTCTCAAAGACACGCAAGACGAATACGACGTTGTCGTGATTGGTAGCGGGCTGGCCGGTTTGACCGCGGCCAACACACTGGCTCGCCAGGGACGGAGCGTGTTGTTATGCGAACAGCATTACAAGCTCGGCGGTATGGCAACCTGGTTCAAACGACCGGGGGGGCATATCTTCGACATCTCGCTGCATGGTTTTCCGATCGGGATGATCAAGAGCTGCCGTCGCTATTGGACGCGCGAGATCGCCGACTCGATCGTACAGTTGAAGAACATTCGCTTCGACAACCCGATGTTCTCGCTGTCGACAACGTTCAACCGCGACGACTTCACGAAACTGCTGATCTCAGAGTTCAAGCTGCCCGAAGAAACTGTCAAGGCGTTCTTCGATACGGCCCGCGGCATGAACTTTTACGACGATCAGGGAATGACCACGAAGGAGTTGTTCGCCAAGTTCTTCCCAGGCCGGGAAGACGTGATCCGCTTATTGATGGAGCCGATCACCTATGCCAACGGCTCGACATTGGAAGATCCGGCGATCAGCTACGGGATTGTGTTCTCGAATTTCATGAGCAAGGGGGTGTTCACCTTTGAAGGAGGCACCGACCGCTTGATTCAGTTGATGCACGCCGATCTCAAGAAGTCAGGCGTTGATGTACGCATCAACGCTGACGTCGAGAAGATCAATCTCGAGAACGGCAAGGTGAACAGTATCGTCGTCAACGGTAAGACGATTCGCTGCAAGTCGATTGTCTCGAACTCGAACTTGAAGCTGACGATTTTCAATCTGATTGGCGAGCAATACTTCGACAAGAAGTTCATCGACGAGGCCAAAGAGGTGCGGTTAAACAATTCCAGCACTCAGGTCTACATCGCGATGAAGCCGGACGAACAAATCCCGGAAGAAACGGGCGACTTGCTGTTCAGCAGCACGGCACCGACGTTCCGTACCGATTTGCTGTTGAGCCGCGACATCACGAGCCGAACCTATTCGTTCTATTACCCGCGAACCCGTCCCGAAGGTCGGCCCCGATCGCTGGTTGTCTCGAGCACGAATGCTCGGTTTGAAGACTGGGCGAATTTGTCGGAAGACGAGTACAAGGCCAGCAAAGACGACTTGGCCGAGACGACGCTCGACGCACTCGAGAAGTACGTTCCGAATGTTCGCGAGCGAATCGATCATGTGGAGGTCTCGACACCGAAGACGTTCCAGCACTACACCAAGCATTCGCTCGGTTCCAGCTTCGGGACGAAGTTTGAAGGGTTGGCCGTCAGTCGGGCATTGCCGGAGCAAATTCCTGGTCTGTACCACGCTGGCAGCGTCGGCATCATCATGTCGGGCTGGCTGGGTGCGATCAACTATGGCGTGATCGTGGCGAACGATGTCGATTCGTTCCTGATGAAGTCGTCGACGCCATCGCAAATGGTCGACAGCCCCAACTAG
- a CDS encoding 3-hydroxyacyl-ACP dehydratase FabZ family protein translates to MANPAIEAAIPHRGPMLLVDEVVEQTEDRIVCKKTFTPDEYFFQGHYPDYPLVPGVILCEATMQAGAILLSKFVVEGEGVPVATRLNEVKFKKMVRPGDCIEMDVKLNDRLADAFFMTGKVTVGGKLAVRFDFACTVAKMQFD, encoded by the coding sequence ATGGCGAATCCTGCTATCGAAGCAGCTATCCCGCATCGCGGACCGATGCTGCTGGTCGACGAAGTTGTCGAGCAAACCGAAGATCGCATCGTTTGCAAAAAGACCTTCACGCCGGACGAGTACTTCTTCCAAGGTCACTACCCCGACTATCCGCTGGTACCGGGAGTGATCTTGTGCGAAGCGACGATGCAAGCAGGTGCCATCTTGCTATCGAAATTCGTCGTCGAAGGGGAAGGTGTTCCGGTTGCCACGCGGCTGAATGAAGTGAAATTCAAGAAGATGGTTCGCCCAGGCGACTGCATTGAGATGGATGTGAAGCTGAACGATCGTTTGGCGGATGCCTTCTTCATGACCGGCAAAGTGACCGTGGGTGGCAAGCTGGCAGTTCGGTTCGACTTTGCTTGCACCGTTGCCAAGATGCAATTCGACTAA
- a CDS encoding enoyl-ACP reductase produces MNDFLKLAGKNIVVTGVANRKSVAWHIAKTLEEAGATVIYIVRSEARKESTAKLLADRQVLVCDVERQEEIDRVRDELNALGTTIHGLVHSIAFADYSEGMKPFHETTKAQFLQAVDISCFSLVKLANAMKDVFDPDASVVTISISTTRMASENYGFMAPIKAALDSSLAFLAKSFSAFSRVRFNAVGPSLLKTSASAGIPGYVDAYLFAEQAIPRKSAVTTQEAADVAVFLLSPRSSGIQAQNIPVDAGMSTNYFDRDIIRGVLSQDGE; encoded by the coding sequence GTGAACGACTTTCTGAAACTCGCTGGCAAGAACATCGTCGTGACCGGCGTGGCGAACCGCAAGAGTGTCGCCTGGCACATCGCCAAAACACTGGAAGAAGCTGGTGCGACGGTGATTTACATCGTCCGTAGCGAAGCCCGCAAAGAGTCGACCGCCAAGCTGCTGGCCGATCGGCAGGTGTTGGTGTGCGATGTCGAACGTCAGGAAGAGATCGATCGCGTTCGCGACGAACTGAATGCTTTGGGAACCACGATTCATGGCTTGGTACACTCGATCGCGTTCGCTGACTATTCGGAAGGGATGAAGCCGTTTCACGAAACGACCAAGGCCCAGTTTCTGCAAGCGGTTGACATCTCTTGCTTCTCGTTGGTCAAGCTGGCCAATGCGATGAAGGATGTTTTCGATCCCGACGCATCGGTAGTGACCATTTCGATTTCGACCACCCGCATGGCCAGTGAGAACTACGGCTTCATGGCCCCCATCAAAGCGGCTTTAGATTCGTCGCTGGCATTTTTGGCGAAGAGCTTCAGTGCGTTCTCGCGCGTGCGATTCAACGCAGTTGGTCCTAGCTTGCTGAAGACCTCCGCCTCAGCGGGCATTCCCGGTTATGTCGATGCCTACTTGTTTGCCGAACAAGCGATCCCACGCAAATCGGCCGTCACCACGCAGGAGGCTGCGGACGTGGCAGTGTTTCTACTGAGCCCGCGTTCTAGTGGCATTCAGGCCCAGAACATCCCTGTCGATGCCGGCATGAGCACCAACTACTTCGATCGCGACATCATCCGCGGCGTGCTGTCGCAAGACGGCGAGTAA